A part of Bacteroidota bacterium genomic DNA contains:
- a CDS encoding helicase associated domain-containing protein, translated as MENFSKNFKALKEYKQTFQKFPKQKDNLVLYTWMSSIRTQYKNHRLLPEEIAELEAIGFIWNSHEHIWQKNFAQLRSLSSEEMANLPIDNEKLNQWRRIQEMSFYKGKLTSERMEQIKSFVERPELGVIYMKAKMSPVVEAKWFINYDRLVEFRKRSPHRWPGKTDNDPIEMKLHSWCYLIRQRQKDGKLPSLWRERLEAIGFNFNALRDNWISKYEALKKHLEENNGILSASIHKKKYSWYRSQLRKKLDKEQQKMFKSLPPVQTSGISESSWMEQYHQLAAYIEAHGKFPTHTINYKMACWTNTQRAHYKKGILRKKRIRLWKKLGLSDLKFDGFHHIWQQKFEKLRSWRRKNPGLWPVIQGSLEEERKLAIWCRYQLMRGKQPRKPLSAEQAEKLKDIGFPFSDSPFSKKRVKQ; from the coding sequence ATGGAGAATTTCAGCAAAAACTTTAAGGCATTGAAAGAGTATAAACAAACCTTTCAAAAGTTCCCGAAGCAGAAGGATAACCTCGTACTATACACTTGGATGAGCAGCATACGAACACAATACAAAAACCATCGTCTGTTACCTGAGGAAATTGCTGAATTAGAAGCTATCGGTTTTATATGGAACAGCCATGAACACATCTGGCAGAAGAACTTTGCGCAACTCCGGTCATTGAGTTCCGAAGAAATGGCAAACCTTCCCATAGATAACGAGAAACTGAATCAATGGCGGAGGATTCAAGAAATGTCATTCTATAAAGGGAAATTAACCTCCGAGCGGATGGAGCAAATAAAATCTTTTGTAGAAAGGCCGGAGTTGGGGGTGATTTACATGAAAGCCAAAATGTCTCCCGTGGTGGAAGCCAAGTGGTTCATTAACTATGACCGACTAGTAGAATTCAGAAAACGATCGCCTCATCGCTGGCCTGGAAAAACAGACAATGATCCGATAGAAATGAAGCTGCACTCCTGGTGCTATTTGATCCGACAGAGGCAGAAAGACGGGAAGCTGCCCTCCTTGTGGAGAGAGCGGCTGGAGGCCATAGGTTTTAATTTTAATGCACTGCGAGATAACTGGATAAGCAAGTATGAAGCGTTGAAAAAACATTTGGAAGAAAACAATGGCATATTGTCCGCCAGCATTCATAAAAAAAAATACTCTTGGTACAGATCGCAGCTAAGGAAGAAGTTGGACAAAGAGCAGCAGAAGATGTTTAAATCATTGCCCCCCGTGCAAACCTCTGGGATATCGGAAAGTAGTTGGATGGAGCAATATCACCAGTTGGCTGCCTATATTGAAGCTCATGGTAAATTTCCGACCCATACTATCAATTATAAAATGGCATGCTGGACCAATACGCAACGAGCGCACTATAAAAAGGGGATACTACGCAAAAAACGAATCCGGCTATGGAAAAAACTGGGGTTAAGTGATTTGAAATTCGATGGCTTTCATCATATCTGGCAACAAAAATTTGAAAAGTTAAGGTCTTGGCGAAGAAAGAATCCGGGGCTTTGGCCTGTTATTCAGGGAAGCCTTGAGGAGGAACGGAAGTTGGCCATTTGGTGTCGATATCAATTGATGAGAGGGAAACAACCTAGGAAACCGCTCAGCGCCGAACAGGCTGAAAAGCTGAAAGATATTGGCTTTCCGTTTAGCGATTCTCCTTTCTCTAAGAAACGAGTTAAACAATAA
- the ppk1 gene encoding polyphosphate kinase 1, which translates to MPKNGKFINREISWLSFNGRVLQEAADPSVPLIERLRFLGIFSSNQDEFFRVRIATLKRLLVLGKKAKETLHFKSKKIMQEVNSIVLRQSKQFETIYAAIQQELKKHHIFIITEKQLTKAQGQFVKAYFNEHVRPALVPIMINQVKVFPYLKDKSIYLAVRLSVQNKPKEKQYSIIEIPTDVVDRFLVLPSTNNNQYVILLDDIIRFSLPDVFSFFPFDKIEAYTIKLTRDAELDLDNDLSQSYLDKISKSVKARRKGNPVRFVYDSDMPKDLLDYIKTKMKLGKFGSLIPGGRYHNFKDFMRFPAIGGKQMIYEKLKPLPHKLLAVNQSLFEVLRKQDVMLHYPYQNFAHFIDLLREAAIDPHVKTIKITLYRVAKKSMVINALINAAQNGKQVVAVLEVRARFDEEANISWAKHLQEQGIQVIFGVPGLKVHSKLCLITRMENDKQKLYANVSTGNYNEITSQVYADDSLLTSDVRITKEVEKVFEFFEKNYKVQNFKHLILSPQSTRRRFIKLIENEMAYARKGVKAEIFLKFNSVVDDDLIKALYVAGKAGVKIRLIVRGTLALAPGIVGLSENIEAISIVDRLLEHSRVMIFRNGGNELFFISSSDWMMRNLDARIEVSCPIYDKTIQKELRDMLELQWADNVKARVLDEAQQNHYRAATGRKKVRAQEAIYSYLK; encoded by the coding sequence ATGCCTAAGAACGGAAAATTTATTAATCGCGAAATAAGCTGGCTTTCTTTCAATGGCCGGGTATTACAGGAAGCCGCCGACCCATCGGTTCCGCTCATTGAACGCCTTCGTTTCTTAGGTATCTTTTCCAGTAATCAAGATGAGTTCTTCCGGGTGCGCATCGCCACCTTGAAGCGCCTGCTGGTGTTGGGAAAGAAAGCCAAGGAAACGCTGCACTTCAAATCCAAAAAAATCATGCAGGAGGTGAACAGCATTGTGCTCCGGCAATCCAAACAATTTGAAACGATTTATGCCGCCATTCAGCAGGAGCTAAAGAAGCATCACATATTTATCATCACCGAAAAGCAATTGACCAAGGCGCAGGGCCAGTTCGTCAAAGCCTATTTCAATGAGCATGTTCGTCCGGCACTGGTGCCTATTATGATTAACCAAGTGAAGGTTTTCCCTTACCTAAAAGACAAAAGTATTTACCTCGCCGTTCGCCTTTCGGTGCAGAACAAACCAAAAGAAAAGCAATACTCCATCATCGAGATTCCGACCGATGTGGTGGACCGGTTTCTGGTTCTTCCATCCACCAACAACAATCAATATGTTATTCTGCTGGACGACATCATCCGCTTTAGCCTGCCCGATGTATTCTCCTTTTTCCCTTTTGATAAAATAGAGGCGTACACCATCAAGCTGACGCGCGACGCCGAACTGGATCTCGACAACGACCTTTCGCAAAGCTATCTCGACAAAATATCGAAGAGCGTGAAGGCTCGCCGAAAAGGCAACCCGGTGCGCTTTGTGTATGACAGCGACATGCCGAAAGACTTGTTGGATTACATCAAAACCAAAATGAAGCTGGGCAAATTCGGCAGCCTGATTCCCGGAGGCCGCTATCATAACTTCAAAGACTTTATGCGCTTTCCAGCCATCGGCGGCAAACAGATGATCTATGAAAAATTAAAGCCGCTGCCACATAAACTATTGGCGGTCAATCAAAGTCTCTTTGAAGTGCTGCGCAAACAGGATGTGATGCTTCACTACCCCTATCAGAACTTCGCGCACTTTATTGATCTGCTTCGCGAAGCAGCGATAGACCCTCATGTGAAAACAATAAAAATCACTTTGTACCGCGTGGCCAAAAAATCTATGGTCATCAATGCACTGATCAACGCGGCGCAAAACGGCAAGCAGGTGGTGGCGGTGCTTGAGGTGCGTGCGCGCTTTGATGAAGAAGCGAATATCTCTTGGGCGAAACATCTGCAGGAACAGGGCATTCAGGTGATTTTCGGCGTGCCGGGGCTGAAGGTGCATTCCAAACTCTGCCTCATCACGCGGATGGAAAATGATAAACAAAAACTTTATGCCAATGTCAGCACCGGTAACTATAACGAGATCACTTCTCAGGTATATGCCGATGATTCTTTGCTGACCTCCGATGTGCGAATCACCAAAGAGGTGGAGAAGGTTTTTGAATTCTTCGAGAAGAACTATAAAGTTCAGAACTTCAAACACCTCATTCTTTCTCCCCAGTCCACCCGTCGCCGGTTTATTAAACTGATTGAAAACGAAATGGCCTATGCCCGCAAGGGCGTGAAGGCCGAAATCTTTCTCAAGTTCAACAGCGTGGTGGATGATGACCTCATCAAAGCACTTTATGTGGCGGGAAAAGCCGGAGTCAAAATCAGACTCATTGTTCGCGGAACGTTGGCGCTGGCACCGGGCATTGTCGGCCTGAGCGAAAACATCGAAGCCATCAGCATCGTGGATAGACTGCTGGAACATTCGCGCGTGATGATTTTTAGAAATGGGGGCAACGAACTTTTCTTCATCTCTTCTTCCGACTGGATGATGCGCAACTTGGATGCGCGGATTGAAGTGAGCTGTCCGATTTATGATAAAACGATTCAGAAGGAACTGCGCGACATGCTCGAACTTCAATGGGCAGATAACGTGAAGGCCCGCGTGCTCGACGAGGCGCAACAAAACCATTATCGCGCGGCTACCGGTCGAAAGAAAGTGCGCGCGCAGGAAGCGATTTATAGTTACTTGAAATAA
- a CDS encoding exopolyphosphatase gives MEIRKFAAIDIGSNSVRLLVSNVLLNGEGPLFKKSSLIRVPVRLGGNSFTNHQIPEVSILRLEDTMMAFKYLMKANEVVHYKGCATSAMRESANGPDIVRRIKEKAGISIEIISGNIEANLIFSSQNAALGKMQNNCLFVDVGGGSTEITIFSKGKAVAAQSFPIGTLRMLQLQVEKEDWRKMKEWVKEKVGILKDFSMIGSGGNINKISKLAELKPGKSLSFDKLDELVEDLRVHTYDERMKIYDLNPDRADVIIPAGEIFLTIMKWVAADKIFVPKIGLGDGIVREVYKEYLDGKKSAF, from the coding sequence TTGGAAATCAGAAAATTTGCGGCAATAGATATAGGTTCCAACTCCGTTCGCCTGCTGGTATCCAACGTGTTGCTGAATGGCGAAGGCCCGCTCTTCAAGAAAAGTTCGCTTATCCGCGTACCGGTTCGCCTCGGTGGCAATTCCTTCACCAACCATCAAATTCCCGAAGTATCAATTCTTCGACTCGAAGACACCATGATGGCTTTCAAATATTTGATGAAAGCCAACGAGGTGGTTCATTATAAAGGTTGCGCCACTTCGGCCATGCGCGAATCGGCCAACGGACCCGACATCGTGCGCCGGATAAAAGAAAAGGCCGGCATCAGCATCGAAATTATTTCAGGCAACATAGAAGCCAACCTCATCTTCAGCAGCCAAAATGCGGCGCTGGGAAAAATGCAGAACAACTGTCTCTTTGTAGATGTAGGCGGAGGCAGTACGGAAATCACCATCTTCTCCAAAGGCAAAGCCGTGGCCGCTCAATCTTTTCCCATCGGCACGCTGCGCATGTTGCAGTTGCAAGTAGAAAAGGAGGATTGGCGAAAGATGAAAGAATGGGTGAAAGAAAAGGTGGGCATTCTGAAAGATTTCTCCATGATCGGCTCGGGCGGCAACATCAACAAGATATCAAAGCTGGCAGAACTGAAACCCGGCAAATCGCTTTCTTTCGATAAGTTGGATGAGCTGGTAGAAGACCTGCGCGTCCATACCTACGATGAGCGCATGAAGATTTATGACCTGAACCCCGACCGCGCCGATGTGATTATTCCCGCCGGCGAGATTTTCCTTACCATCATGAAGTGGGTAGCTGCCGATAAAATCTTTGTCCCCAAAATCGGTTTGGGCGACGGCATCGTTCGCGAGGTTTATAAAGAATATCTGGACGGAAAGAAGAGTGCGTTTTAA